In Humulus lupulus chromosome 7, drHumLupu1.1, whole genome shotgun sequence, the following are encoded in one genomic region:
- the LOC133791238 gene encoding anthranilate synthase alpha subunit 2, chloroplastic-like, with product METLSSQLTSTVRLPSLVSVRFNGRSVSSSLALTGTGSGSRGRTIRCMALSSPSAVDQAERFVEASKKGNLIPLYRTIFSDHLTPVLAYRCLVKEDDRDAASFLFESVEPGLRASSIGRFSVVGAQPTIEIVAKENMVTIMDHEEGCRKEEIVEDPMTVPRRIMEGWAPQLLDELPEAFCGGWVGYFSYDTVRYAEKKKLPFSSAPLDDRNLPDVHLGLYDDVIVFDHVEKKAYIIHWVRLDRYASVDEAFNDGMNRLEALVSRVHDVVTPRLPAGSINLHTRQFGAKLETSSMTSEKYKEAVLQAKEHILAGDIFQIVLSQRFERRTFADPFEVYRALRIVNPSPYMTYLQARGCILVASSPEILTRVKKGTITNRPLAGTIRRGKTPKEDLMLEKQLLNDEKQLAEHIMLVDLGRNDVGKVSKSGSVKVEKLMNVERYSHVMHISSTVTGELLDDLTSWDALRAALPVGTVSGAPKVKAMELIDELEVTRRGAYSGGFGGISFNGDMDIALALRTIVFPTSTRYDTMFSYKDVNKRREWVAHLQAGAGIVADSDPADEQRECENKAAGLARAIDLAESSFVDKHLQD from the exons ATGGAAACCCTATCTTCTCAGCTCACTTCCACTGTTCGTTTACCGTCACTGGTATCCGTTAGGTTTAATGGCAGATCAGTCTCCAGCTCACTTGCTCTTACCGGAACCGGCTCTGGCTCGCGTGGCCGTACAATCAGATGCATGGCGCTATCATCACCTTCAGCAG TTGATCAGGCAGAAAGATTTGTAGAAGCTTCAAAAAAGGGGAATTTGATTCCTCTGTATCGAACCATATTCTCAGATCATCTAACTCCGGTTCTTGCATACCGTTGTTTGGTTAAGGAGGATGACAGAGATGCTGCAAGCTTTCTGTTTGAGTCTGTCGAGCCGGGTTTGCGGGCTTCTAGTATT GGGCGGTTCAGTGTAGTTGGAGCGCAGCCAACCATCGAAATTGTAGCAAAAGAGAATATGGTAACGATTATGGACCATGAGGAAGGGTGTAGGAAGGAGGAGATTGTGGAAGATCCAATGACTGTTCCTCGTAGAATTATGGAAGGGTGGGCACCCCAGCTCCTTGATGAACTTCCAGAAGCATTTTGTG GTGGGTGGGTTGGCTACTTCTCATATGACACTGTGCGTTATGCTGAGAAGAAAAAACTACCATTTTCTTCTGCCCCCCTGGATGACAGAAACCTTCCAGATGTTCATCTAGGCCTTTATGATGATGTGATTGTTTTTGATCATGTGGAGAAG AAAGCATATATTATTCACTGGGTGAGATTAGATCGATATGCTTCAGTTGATGAGGCCTTTAATGATGGAATGAACCGATTGGAAGCTTTAGTGTCTAGAGTACATGACGTTGTCAC CCCAAGGCTTCCTGCAGGTTCAATAAATTTGCACACCCGCCAATTTGGTGCTAAACTGGAAACCTCAAGCATGACAAGTGAGAAATACAAGGAGGCTGTTTTGCAGGCTAAAGAACACATCTTGGCTGGTGATATATTCCAGATTGTGTTAAGCCAGCGTTTTGAACGGAGAACATTTGCAGATCCGTTTGAAGTGTATAGAGCACTAAGGATTGTTAACCCAAGCCCTTATATGACTTATTTGCAG GCTAGAGGATGTATTCTGGTTGCTTCAAGTCCTGAAATTCTCACTCGTGTCAAGAAG GGAACTATTACTAATAGGCCCCTTGCTGGGACAATTAGAAGAGGCAAGACACCAAAAGAGGACCTAATGTTGGAAAAGCAGCTTTTAAACGATGAAAAGCAACTGGCAGAGCATATTATGTTAGTAGATTTGGGCAGGAATGATGTTGGGAAG GTCTCAAAGTCTGGTTCTGTCAAGGTTGAAAAACTCATGAATGTCGAGCGGTACTCCCATGTCATGCATATTAGTTCCACT GTTACTGGGGAGTTACTAGATGATTTAACAAGCTGGGATGCTTTGCGTGCGGCATTGCCTGTTGGCACAGTCAGTGGAGCACCAAAG GTGAAAGCCATGGAACTAATTGATGAACTGGAAGTGACAAGACGAGGTGCTTACAGTGGCGGATTTGGGGGCATTTCATTCAATGGGGACATGGACATTGCCCTTGCTCTGAGAACCATCGTCTTCCCAACAAGCACGCGTTATGATACAATGTTTTCCTACAAGGATGTAAACAAACGCCGAGAATGGGTTGCTCACCTTCAAGCTGGAGCTGGAATTGTGGCTGACAGTGATCCAGCCGACGAGCAGAGAGAATGTGAGAACAAAGCAGCTGGTCTTGCTCGCGCAATTGATCTTGCTGAGTCTTCGTTTGTTGACAAACATTTACAAGATTGA